One Natrinema longum genomic window carries:
- a CDS encoding HTH domain-containing protein: MTMQRETEHTSLTAVCYVRAPLLLEPVDTQVETLQACESDGAIDELLLRSWPKEVALSEESPHQEVLANYERFVRWADERGVSVRPPFRERSTTSQVTGETRDRLVTPLLCLELYADDELVGVFPHSTETTDETYTTDEAIATLRTGEIPTALGSVGDAEPLELPPSATCPDCGGLLVDGQGLFGCSDCGWIGTVTEYGRFATQPEPAPKDRDQSGTDSQETDSGPAKPSRK, encoded by the coding sequence ATGACTATGCAGAGAGAAACTGAACACACGTCCCTTACTGCGGTGTGTTACGTGCGCGCACCGCTGTTGCTCGAGCCGGTCGACACACAAGTCGAGACGCTCCAGGCCTGCGAGTCGGACGGGGCGATCGACGAGCTATTGCTTCGGAGCTGGCCCAAGGAGGTCGCGCTGTCCGAGGAGAGTCCCCACCAGGAGGTCCTCGCGAACTACGAGCGATTCGTCCGGTGGGCCGACGAGCGCGGCGTCAGCGTCCGGCCGCCGTTCCGGGAGCGCTCGACGACCTCGCAGGTCACCGGCGAGACCAGAGACCGGCTCGTGACGCCGTTGCTGTGTCTCGAACTCTACGCCGACGACGAGCTGGTCGGCGTGTTCCCCCACTCGACGGAGACCACCGACGAAACGTATACGACCGACGAGGCGATCGCTACGCTCCGAACCGGGGAGATCCCGACCGCGCTGGGCTCGGTCGGCGACGCGGAGCCCCTCGAGTTGCCGCCCTCGGCGACCTGTCCCGACTGTGGCGGGCTACTGGTCGATGGACAGGGGCTGTTCGGCTGTAGCGACTGTGGCTGGATCGGGACTGTCACCGAATACGGACGGTTCGCGACGCAGCCGGAACCCGCCCCGAAAGACCGCGACCAGTCGGGAACGGACTCCCAAGAGACGGACTCGGGTCCCGCGAAACCGAGCCGAAAGTAG
- a CDS encoding RNA methyltransferase translates to MSDDSSETDGVTSRTAPAVAVVDAQSPGNVGTIARAMKNFGFTDLLLVDPPDLDPDGEAYGFAGHAREDVLPNAEEIEFDRLADAYHTIGCTAVTNEDDRSHMRFPYSTPADLAERLPTVEAPTALVFGRERVGLTNEELARIDEICSIPASADYPVLNLGQAATVTLYELRSLTLEETQLPDVERVRAPERTVDRLYDQWAALLEEINHPEEKRDKTMRMLRRVYGRADLTEREANTLLGLLRRATERPAED, encoded by the coding sequence ATGAGCGACGACTCGTCCGAGACCGATGGCGTCACGAGTCGAACGGCCCCAGCCGTTGCCGTCGTCGACGCGCAATCGCCCGGCAACGTCGGCACCATCGCCCGCGCGATGAAGAACTTCGGCTTCACGGATCTCCTGCTCGTCGATCCGCCCGACCTCGACCCCGACGGCGAGGCATACGGGTTCGCCGGCCACGCTCGAGAGGACGTCCTCCCGAACGCCGAGGAGATCGAGTTCGATCGACTCGCCGACGCGTACCACACGATCGGCTGTACGGCAGTGACGAACGAGGACGATCGCAGCCACATGCGGTTTCCCTACTCGACGCCCGCCGATCTGGCCGAGCGGCTCCCGACCGTCGAGGCACCGACCGCACTCGTCTTCGGCCGCGAACGCGTCGGGCTGACCAACGAGGAACTCGCCCGGATCGACGAGATCTGCTCGATTCCCGCCAGCGCCGACTATCCGGTGCTCAACCTCGGACAGGCCGCCACCGTCACGCTCTACGAACTCCGGTCGCTGACGCTCGAGGAGACACAACTCCCCGACGTAGAGCGCGTTCGGGCCCCCGAACGGACGGTCGACCGCCTGTACGATCAGTGGGCCGCGCTCCTCGAGGAGATCAATCATCCCGAGGAGAAACGCGACAAGACGATGCGCATGCTCCGCCGCGTGTACGGCCGGGCCGATCTGACGGAACGCGAGGCGAACACGCTGTTGGGTCTCCTCCGCCGGGCGACGGAACGGCCGGCCGAAGACTGA
- a CDS encoding Cdc6/Cdc18 family protein — protein MSANDDRDPLFRYDDPVFADERLLEITHLPGPDRIVGRDEQMQRVADALNPAIFGSEPNHLFIFGKTGTGKSLISRSVTQRVITEAEHDDITVKYAFIDCGEQNTEASIVKTIAQIVNEPDASGVTVPDRGLGTGDYYKRLWQAIDHCTDVTIVILDEIDMLEDDEVLRKLSRAGENRRISDSSIGIIGISNKIDFPDHLSERVKSSLSRDELVFSPYDANQLVEILEKRRDAFHDGVLSDDVIPLTAALAAQEHGDARKAIDILRNAGRIAKKRNDTRVTADHVRDAKEKTEADRFNELIEGSPQQAKAILYSLTILTENSSEKEFPTKIIYNQYKEVARRLDFDVLSERRVQEILQEQNFLNVIQSEREGRGRGRGAHAKHRLLENPSIVKKVLLRDSRLAVLEDEG, from the coding sequence ATGTCCGCCAACGACGATCGAGACCCGCTCTTTCGGTACGACGATCCGGTCTTCGCCGACGAGCGCCTGCTCGAGATCACGCACCTGCCCGGTCCGGATCGGATCGTCGGTCGTGACGAGCAGATGCAACGGGTTGCGGACGCCCTGAACCCGGCGATCTTCGGGAGCGAACCCAACCACCTGTTTATCTTCGGCAAGACCGGAACCGGCAAATCGCTCATCTCGCGATCGGTCACCCAGCGGGTGATCACCGAGGCCGAGCACGACGATATCACGGTCAAGTACGCCTTCATCGACTGTGGCGAACAGAACACGGAAGCCTCCATCGTCAAGACGATCGCCCAGATCGTCAACGAACCCGACGCGAGCGGGGTCACCGTCCCCGATCGGGGCCTCGGAACCGGTGACTACTACAAGCGCCTCTGGCAGGCTATCGATCACTGTACCGACGTCACCATCGTCATCTTGGACGAGATCGACATGCTCGAGGACGACGAAGTACTCCGCAAGCTCTCTCGAGCCGGCGAGAACCGACGGATTTCCGACTCGAGTATCGGTATCATCGGCATCTCGAACAAGATCGACTTCCCGGACCACCTCTCCGAACGCGTCAAGTCGAGCCTCTCGCGGGACGAACTCGTCTTCTCGCCGTACGATGCCAACCAACTCGTCGAGATCCTCGAGAAGCGCCGCGACGCCTTCCACGACGGCGTCCTCTCCGACGACGTCATCCCGCTGACCGCCGCCCTCGCCGCCCAGGAACACGGCGACGCGCGCAAGGCGATCGACATCCTCCGGAACGCGGGTCGCATCGCGAAGAAGCGAAACGACACGCGGGTCACCGCGGATCACGTCCGTGACGCCAAGGAGAAGACCGAGGCCGACCGGTTCAACGAGTTGATCGAGGGCTCTCCCCAGCAGGCCAAGGCGATCCTCTACTCGCTGACGATCCTGACCGAAAACAGCTCCGAAAAGGAGTTCCCCACGAAGATCATCTACAACCAGTACAAGGAGGTCGCCCGCCGGCTCGATTTCGACGTGCTCTCCGAGCGCCGCGTTCAGGAGATCCTTCAGGAACAGAACTTCCTCAACGTCATCCAGTCCGAGCGCGAGGGACGTGGCCGCGGTCGCGGCGCACACGCGAAACACCGGCTGCTCGAGAACCCCTCGATCGTCAAGAAGGTCCTCCTGCGGGATTCCCGGTTGGCCGTCCTCGAGGACGAGGGGTGA
- a CDS encoding AMP-binding protein, translating into MTNFVRELQSAAMTNTTATAVECDEPVTFSQLWSATDSFAGGLQDSELTAGDRVTVHLSDPRSFLIAVYGTLRAGCVPVTIPEASENRDVKRVVAETEPKAHVADSGRIMALLNGSESLRLAVIVDDEVRLGVSLSTFLENDGMNGSNSRTGIDVVRRADDSPGLIASLERDAPDPLAVVYTHASLRAAANVGTTLGPTESDGELESHRSALSLSNPIELMYGANATLTDGGSYHPIPDPDPETIRSLLVTTDIERTFVTPQQYRALRASDPSVDEGELRVVTPLSTALDTEVRDGGDAVRLCVLPEIGVSHVRSPVDVEAGRLGRSLPGVRACVLEEGGSDELAVSGPALMDGYFDRPVLTDETVTTIDGDRWIETGLSVQSRDGTIDLGERAETGRTLPSDERP; encoded by the coding sequence ATGACGAACTTCGTACGGGAATTACAATCGGCAGCGATGACGAACACGACGGCGACGGCGGTGGAGTGCGACGAACCGGTGACGTTTTCGCAGCTCTGGTCTGCGACGGACTCGTTTGCGGGCGGCCTTCAAGACAGTGAGCTCACTGCCGGCGACAGGGTTACCGTCCACCTCTCCGATCCACGCTCGTTTCTCATCGCAGTTTACGGGACGCTCAGAGCCGGCTGTGTCCCCGTTACGATTCCGGAAGCGTCCGAGAATCGGGACGTCAAACGCGTCGTGGCTGAAACCGAACCGAAGGCCCACGTCGCCGATTCGGGCCGCATCATGGCGCTTCTGAACGGTAGCGAATCGTTGCGCCTCGCCGTTATCGTCGACGACGAGGTACGGCTGGGGGTGTCGCTGTCGACGTTTCTCGAGAACGACGGCATGAACGGCTCGAACTCCCGCACCGGGATCGACGTCGTCCGCCGTGCCGACGACTCGCCGGGCCTGATCGCGTCCCTCGAACGCGATGCTCCTGACCCACTCGCCGTCGTCTACACGCACGCGTCCTTGCGAGCTGCTGCCAACGTCGGAACGACGCTGGGGCCAACCGAATCGGACGGCGAGCTCGAGTCACACCGCAGCGCGCTGTCGCTCTCGAACCCGATCGAACTCATGTACGGGGCGAACGCGACACTTACCGACGGCGGAAGCTATCATCCGATCCCGGACCCGGATCCGGAAACGATCCGTTCGTTGCTCGTGACGACCGATATCGAGCGGACGTTCGTGACTCCACAGCAGTACCGGGCGCTCCGAGCGAGCGACCCGTCCGTCGACGAAGGCGAACTCCGTGTCGTCACGCCGCTCTCGACCGCGCTCGATACCGAGGTCCGTGACGGTGGCGATGCCGTTCGTCTCTGTGTGCTGCCGGAAATCGGCGTCTCGCACGTCAGATCGCCTGTCGACGTCGAAGCGGGACGGCTCGGACGGTCGCTGCCGGGGGTTCGGGCGTGCGTTCTCGAGGAAGGGGGCAGCGACGAACTCGCCGTGAGTGGGCCGGCACTCATGGATGGCTATTTCGACCGCCCCGTACTGACCGACGAGACGGTCACGACGATCGACGGGGACCGCTGGATCGAGACCGGTCTCTCCGTCCAGTCCCGGGACGGGACTATCGACCTCGGGGAGCGAGCGGAAACGGGACGGACGCTTCCGTCGGACGAACGCCCGTGA
- the folP gene encoding dihydropteroate synthase, giving the protein MNSVDAAGLGIGDDYPPRIMGVLNVSEESPYDPSVFDDPGEAARYVDEELIDEGADIVDVGLESANKRFDVLSADEELERLPVALETIESVSGDAVFSIETRYAEVADEALSQGFDMVNDICGFADPEMPTVCEDHDVAVAKMASPPDVERPGAVEETDWGSRKSPEWASQAAYVDQVYEALKQNGLTEKTIVDPAFGGWSEAKTVADDHETFRRLREFRALGRPMLVSINRKNFLGEIADRETDERLPVSLAATSMAVERGAHVIRTHDVAETRDAALIGKAFTEQARTTADGITVSRLDVTSTREFRAQLRERGVDPAFADDWRSQLLEIEGLDPDASDRLISIAAEHGAVVQRVSDGRLLLMGSTTTVSDVSARIAGENDDIDALGEKLSKLLR; this is encoded by the coding sequence ATGAACAGCGTCGATGCCGCCGGCCTGGGGATCGGTGACGACTATCCGCCCCGAATCATGGGCGTGTTGAACGTCAGCGAGGAATCTCCCTACGATCCGAGCGTTTTCGACGATCCCGGCGAGGCGGCCCGCTACGTCGACGAGGAACTGATCGACGAGGGTGCCGATATCGTCGACGTCGGCCTCGAGTCGGCGAACAAGCGTTTCGACGTGCTCTCGGCCGACGAGGAACTCGAGCGGCTTCCGGTTGCGCTCGAGACCATCGAGAGCGTCTCCGGGGACGCCGTCTTCTCGATCGAAACGCGGTACGCCGAGGTGGCCGACGAGGCGCTTTCCCAGGGGTTCGACATGGTCAACGACATCTGTGGGTTCGCCGACCCGGAGATGCCGACCGTCTGTGAGGACCACGACGTCGCGGTCGCGAAGATGGCGAGCCCGCCGGACGTCGAACGACCGGGTGCCGTCGAGGAAACCGATTGGGGCTCCCGGAAGTCGCCGGAGTGGGCCTCGCAGGCGGCGTACGTCGATCAGGTCTACGAGGCGCTGAAACAGAACGGGCTGACCGAGAAGACGATCGTCGACCCGGCCTTCGGCGGCTGGAGCGAAGCCAAGACCGTCGCCGACGACCACGAGACGTTCCGCCGGCTGCGGGAGTTCCGGGCGCTCGGCCGGCCGATGCTGGTTTCGATCAACCGCAAGAACTTCCTGGGCGAAATCGCCGACCGTGAGACCGACGAGCGGTTGCCGGTCAGTCTCGCAGCGACCTCGATGGCCGTCGAGCGGGGAGCACACGTGATCCGGACCCACGACGTGGCCGAAACGCGGGATGCAGCCCTGATCGGAAAGGCGTTTACCGAGCAGGCACGCACGACGGCCGACGGGATCACCGTCTCACGACTCGACGTCACCTCGACACGCGAGTTCCGGGCCCAGCTCAGGGAACGGGGCGTCGATCCCGCGTTCGCCGACGACTGGCGGAGTCAACTCCTCGAGATCGAGGGTCTCGATCCCGACGCGAGCGATCGATTGATTTCGATCGCTGCCGAGCACGGGGCGGTTGTCCAACGCGTGTCTGACGGACGGCTGTTGCTGATGGGATCGACGACAACCGTGTCCGACGTATCAGCCCGAATTGCCGGCGAAAACGACGATATCGACGCTCTCGGCGAGAAGTTGTCAAAGCTGCTGCGTTAA
- a CDS encoding 6-hydroxymethylpterin diphosphokinase MptE-like protein, with protein sequence MEFDEWEPVYEAILDDFGYDRAGDERGRDLLASLLEASFDPTELAIGPDTTVAVAGAGPSLESDRALERARAAEFVVAASTAVDTLASHGIDADCMVTDLDKNPGTVERLTTDGVPVAIHGHGDNLDAIRTVVPNCDHAYVLPTTQTTPRGPVRNVGGFTDGDRAAFLADHLGAGHLSFVGWDFDDPAVEPTKACKLEWAERLLYWLESRRGDRFAVLDGRRDGIETIGIPIE encoded by the coding sequence ATGGAGTTCGACGAGTGGGAGCCCGTCTACGAGGCGATTCTCGACGACTTCGGATACGACCGGGCCGGCGACGAGCGGGGGCGAGATCTCCTCGCATCCCTTCTGGAGGCGTCGTTCGATCCGACCGAGCTGGCGATCGGACCCGACACGACCGTCGCCGTGGCGGGTGCCGGCCCGTCCCTCGAGAGCGATCGGGCCCTCGAGCGGGCACGAGCGGCGGAGTTCGTCGTCGCCGCGTCGACCGCCGTCGACACGCTCGCGAGCCACGGGATCGACGCCGACTGCATGGTGACCGACCTCGACAAGAATCCGGGCACCGTCGAACGACTCACGACGGACGGCGTCCCGGTCGCGATCCACGGGCACGGTGACAACCTCGATGCGATCCGGACCGTCGTTCCGAACTGTGACCACGCGTACGTGCTCCCGACCACCCAGACCACGCCGCGTGGCCCGGTCCGTAACGTCGGCGGGTTCACCGACGGCGATCGAGCGGCGTTTCTCGCCGATCACCTCGGTGCCGGCCACCTCTCGTTCGTCGGCTGGGATTTCGACGATCCCGCCGTCGAGCCGACGAAAGCGTGCAAACTCGAGTGGGCCGAGCGCCTCCTCTACTGGCTCGAGTCGCGCCGCGGCGACCGGTTCGCGGTACTCGACGGACGGCGAGACGGGATCGAGACGATCGGGATCCCGATCGAGTAA
- a CDS encoding cryptochrome/photolyase family protein, translating to MIVHWHRRDLRPSDNRGLARAAASDESVVSLFVLDPTVLEHASPVRVACLLEALDALREWYRDQGSDLVVGRGEASRVVPERAAAYDADTVVWNADYSGLARDRDRAVRDALEDDGIESESVHDAVHHEPGSITPNQGEHYSVFSYFWKKWRDRDKRAPVEEPAATDLAAVSGEPIPTLADLGFDEPEATPPTVTTAAARERVADFCSGPIYRYADQREYPAAGGTSRLSPHLKWGTIGPRELYAATERATARAESEDARESVRSFQRQLAWREFYAHVLRYNPETVAENFSGYENEIEWRDDPDELAAWQAGETGYPIVDAGMRQLHAEGWMHNRVRMLVAAFLTKDLLVDWRAGYDWFRRKLADHDTANDVGGWQWAASTGTDAQPYFRVFNPMKQGREYDPDAEYVREYVPELADASADDIHGWHDLEQAERERIAADYPAPIVDHADRRERAIDTFERARGEASE from the coding sequence GTGATCGTTCACTGGCACCGCCGGGATCTCCGGCCCAGCGACAACCGCGGGCTCGCCCGCGCCGCGGCGAGCGACGAGTCGGTCGTTTCGCTGTTCGTTCTCGATCCGACCGTCCTCGAGCATGCATCGCCGGTCCGCGTCGCGTGTCTGCTCGAGGCGCTCGATGCCCTCCGAGAGTGGTACCGGGATCAGGGAAGCGACCTCGTCGTCGGTCGTGGCGAGGCGAGTCGGGTCGTCCCGGAGCGAGCAGCGGCGTACGATGCGGACACAGTCGTCTGGAACGCGGATTACAGCGGTCTGGCTCGGGACCGCGATCGGGCGGTTCGGGACGCACTCGAGGACGACGGGATCGAATCCGAATCGGTTCACGACGCCGTTCATCACGAACCGGGATCGATTACGCCGAATCAGGGCGAGCACTACTCGGTGTTTTCCTATTTCTGGAAGAAGTGGCGCGATCGGGACAAGCGAGCGCCGGTCGAGGAGCCGGCCGCCACGGACCTCGCGGCCGTGTCGGGCGAACCGATACCAACGCTTGCTGATCTGGGGTTCGACGAGCCCGAAGCGACGCCGCCGACGGTGACGACGGCGGCGGCTCGAGAGCGGGTCGCCGACTTCTGTTCGGGGCCGATCTACCGCTATGCCGACCAGCGCGAGTATCCCGCTGCCGGTGGCACCTCGCGGCTCTCCCCACATCTCAAGTGGGGAACGATCGGGCCACGGGAGCTGTACGCGGCGACGGAGCGAGCCACGGCACGCGCCGAGTCCGAGGACGCCCGCGAGAGCGTCCGTTCGTTCCAGCGCCAGCTCGCCTGGCGGGAGTTCTACGCGCACGTCCTCCGATACAATCCCGAGACCGTCGCCGAGAACTTCAGCGGGTACGAAAACGAGATCGAGTGGCGCGACGACCCCGACGAACTCGCGGCCTGGCAGGCCGGAGAGACCGGCTACCCGATCGTCGACGCGGGGATGCGCCAGCTACACGCGGAGGGATGGATGCACAACCGCGTGCGGATGCTCGTCGCCGCCTTCCTGACCAAGGATCTCCTGGTCGACTGGCGGGCGGGGTACGACTGGTTCCGGCGAAAGTTGGCGGACCACGACACCGCAAACGACGTCGGCGGGTGGCAGTGGGCGGCTTCGACCGGGACCGACGCACAGCCGTACTTCCGGGTGTTCAACCCGATGAAACAGGGTCGCGAGTACGATCCCGACGCCGAATACGTCCGCGAGTACGTTCCGGAACTCGCCGACGCGAGTGCCGACGACATCCACGGCTGGCACGACCTCGAGCAGGCCGAGCGCGAGCGGATCGCGGCCGACTATCCGGCACCGATCGTCGACCACGCCGACCGACGGGAGCGGGCGATCGACACCTTCGAGCGGGCCCGCGGCGAGGCCTCGGAGTAA
- a CDS encoding HalOD1 output domain-containing protein, giving the protein MSAPDETSTPDGEVPPSQAIIEAVAEREGVDVTEIEPPAYDSLFTVVNPEALDELFDTTTGTASNAVVELEYEGYEVVVRPHGDVDVFDPSSPDSLNERIEE; this is encoded by the coding sequence ATGTCTGCTCCGGACGAAACGTCGACGCCCGACGGAGAGGTGCCGCCGTCCCAGGCCATCATCGAGGCCGTCGCCGAACGCGAAGGTGTCGACGTCACCGAGATCGAACCCCCAGCATACGACTCGTTGTTTACGGTCGTCAATCCGGAGGCACTCGACGAGCTGTTCGACACGACCACGGGAACCGCCAGCAACGCGGTCGTCGAACTCGAGTACGAGGGGTACGAGGTCGTCGTTCGACCCCACGGCGACGTCGACGTGTTCGATCCCTCGTCTCCCGATTCGCTCAACGAGCGGATCGAGGAGTGA
- a CDS encoding sugar phosphate isomerase/epimerase family protein, giving the protein MEIGVHTPVLADESLESMLPYLDGLGVETIEPGVGGHPGEDHLTRSEYLDDETEQAQLRDLLEEYDMRISALATHNNPLHPDEERAEEADTELREAIRLAAQLEVGTVTCFSGLPAGSPTDEVPNWITAPWPPEHADALEYQWEQAIEYWGEIADYAADQGVDIAIELHPNMLVYEPHGMARLREETGDRIGANFDPSHLYWQGITISDAIRYLGEREAIHHVHAKDTRIYDAQAREKGVLDTTAYDDEPNRSWLFRSVGYGHDETHWKDIVSTLRMVGYDGALSIEHEDSLTSSREGLEKAIDLLGRAVFETEPGDAYWAE; this is encoded by the coding sequence ATGGAGATCGGCGTTCATACCCCAGTACTGGCCGACGAGTCGCTCGAAAGTATGCTCCCCTATCTCGACGGACTCGGTGTCGAAACGATCGAGCCCGGCGTCGGCGGGCATCCGGGGGAGGACCACCTCACGCGGTCCGAATACCTCGACGACGAGACCGAACAGGCCCAGCTCCGCGACCTGCTCGAGGAATACGACATGCGGATCAGCGCGCTCGCGACGCACAACAATCCCCTCCATCCCGACGAGGAGCGGGCCGAGGAAGCCGACACCGAGCTCCGCGAGGCGATCCGGCTGGCGGCCCAACTCGAGGTCGGGACCGTCACCTGTTTCTCGGGGCTCCCAGCGGGCAGCCCGACCGACGAGGTGCCAAACTGGATCACGGCCCCGTGGCCGCCCGAACACGCCGACGCGCTCGAGTACCAGTGGGAGCAGGCCATCGAGTACTGGGGCGAAATCGCCGACTACGCCGCCGATCAGGGGGTCGATATCGCGATCGAACTACACCCGAACATGCTGGTCTACGAGCCCCACGGGATGGCACGACTGCGCGAGGAGACCGGCGACCGGATCGGTGCGAACTTCGATCCCTCCCACCTCTACTGGCAGGGGATCACGATCAGCGACGCGATCCGGTACCTGGGCGAGCGCGAGGCGATCCATCACGTCCACGCCAAAGATACCAGGATCTACGACGCACAGGCTCGCGAGAAGGGCGTCCTGGATACGACCGCCTACGACGACGAACCGAACCGATCGTGGCTCTTTCGGTCGGTCGGCTACGGCCACGACGAAACCCACTGGAAGGATATCGTCTCGACGCTCCGGATGGTCGGTTACGACGGGGCCCTGAGCATCGAACACGAGGACTCACTGACCAGCTCTCGGGAGGGCCTCGAGAAGGCGATCGATCTCCTCGGGCGAGCGGTTTTCGAGACCGAGCCCGGCGACGCCTACTGGGCCGAGTGA
- a CDS encoding Gfo/Idh/MocA family protein, with translation MTSDRSDIETGIVGLGNIGQYHAERLVDLGVTLTGGMDIAPEARTRFARRYDVDVYDDHHELYDAIDAVIITTPNRYHEEYAIDAFERDLHVLLEKPLGHSIDSAERIAEAAATSDGYAMVGFNNRFANTVQILSHRIDRGELGDLSHVEANYVRRRGIPGRGSWFTRQQIAGGGALIDLGVHAIDLSLYLLGYPDVEEVSGVVRSEFGSSEDYAYLDMWADDAGPDGFDVDDSASAFIRCGGNRTISLEVAWATNRPATHEFVVRGTDAAARFDLLEGGLSIHSASTVGSDHLEDMAIETSQNDTHSDEQRTFFDRIVDDAEHGNSVQEALEVQRVINGIYRSSKDGHTIGIDG, from the coding sequence ATGACATCTGATCGATCGGACATCGAAACTGGAATCGTCGGCCTTGGTAACATCGGACAGTATCACGCGGAACGGCTCGTCGACCTCGGCGTGACGCTCACCGGTGGGATGGACATCGCCCCCGAGGCACGAACACGGTTCGCTCGACGGTACGACGTCGACGTCTACGACGACCACCACGAGTTGTACGACGCCATCGACGCCGTCATCATTACGACACCCAACAGATACCACGAGGAGTACGCGATCGACGCGTTCGAACGGGACCTTCACGTCCTCCTCGAGAAACCCCTTGGCCACTCCATCGACAGCGCCGAGCGGATCGCCGAGGCGGCAGCGACGTCGGACGGCTACGCGATGGTGGGATTCAACAATCGGTTCGCGAACACCGTACAGATCCTCTCTCACCGAATCGACCGCGGGGAACTCGGCGACCTCTCCCACGTCGAGGCCAACTACGTTCGACGGCGCGGGATCCCCGGTCGGGGCTCGTGGTTTACCCGCCAGCAGATCGCCGGCGGCGGCGCGCTCATCGACCTCGGCGTCCACGCGATCGATCTCTCCCTCTACCTGCTTGGGTATCCCGACGTCGAGGAGGTAAGCGGCGTCGTCCGCAGCGAGTTCGGCTCCAGCGAGGACTATGCCTACCTCGATATGTGGGCCGACGATGCAGGTCCCGACGGGTTCGACGTCGACGACTCGGCGAGCGCGTTCATCCGCTGTGGGGGAAATCGAACCATCTCGCTCGAGGTCGCCTGGGCGACCAACCGACCGGCGACCCACGAGTTCGTGGTCCGCGGAACCGACGCAGCCGCTCGCTTCGATCTCCTCGAGGGCGGTCTCAGTATCCACTCGGCGAGCACTGTCGGATCCGACCATCTCGAGGACATGGCCATCGAAACGAGCCAGAACGATACCCATTCGGACGAACAACGGACGTTCTTCGACCGGATCGTCGACGACGCCGAGCACGGCAACAGCGTTCAGGAAGCGCTCGAGGTACAGCGGGTCATCAACGGCATCTACCGCTCAAGCAAGGACGGCCACACGATCGGGATCGACGGGTAG